One genomic region from Sphingobacterium multivorum encodes:
- a CDS encoding SPOR domain-containing protein, whose product MLKRGLIFIHALVLFALVQVNAQEKGGVIVTKDSLITQLQNFRAAMGINPVESKATVVPAKPIVRSAATRVKVRGFRVQIFAGSNRNQAFSEQTRFRSMYKDIDTYITYDEPNYRVKVGDFRSRSEANAFMRELRQYFSNVFVFSENVFVYQ is encoded by the coding sequence ATGCTGAAGAGAGGATTGATTTTCATACATGCACTTGTGTTGTTTGCACTAGTTCAGGTAAACGCACAAGAAAAAGGTGGAGTAATTGTAACCAAAGATTCATTGATTACACAGCTTCAAAATTTCAGGGCAGCTATGGGGATCAATCCTGTCGAAAGCAAAGCGACAGTAGTTCCTGCTAAACCCATCGTCCGCTCAGCGGCGACGCGGGTCAAAGTAAGGGGATTCCGTGTACAGATCTTTGCTGGATCGAATCGGAATCAGGCATTTTCGGAGCAGACACGTTTCCGAAGCATGTATAAAGATATTGATACTTATATCACCTATGATGAACCCAATTATCGCGTCAAGGTAGGTGATTTTAGAAGTCGCTCTGAAGCAAATGCCTTCATGCGCGAGTTACGTCAATATTTTAGCAACGTCTTTGTTTTTTCAGAGAACGTTTTTGTATATCAATAA